In Glandiceps talaboti chromosome 16, keGlaTala1.1, whole genome shotgun sequence, a single window of DNA contains:
- the LOC144447266 gene encoding uncharacterized protein LOC144447266 isoform X3 — translation MANPKKPGQFPTISGSSYSLKNPYLVEEDIKYQTPYAVQQQLYNRKVCRYICLFLILIVISVVMFFSIIYFTKEEVSAETTTAKTGSNSTVGSKSTISPSPTTATGGGAPSSDSPTTAAAANPTTDGGGTPSSDSPTTAAAANPTTDGPTTVVSTVTAVIP, via the exons tTTCCTACCATCTCTGGCAGTTCCTATTCTTTGAAAAATCCTTATCTAGTCGAAGAAGACATCAAATATCAAACTCCATACGCTGTCCAGCAGCAACTATACAATCGGAAAGTGTGCAGATACATATGCTTATTTCTAATTCTTATAGTCATATCTGTTGTAATGTTCTTCAGTATTATCTACTTTACAA AGGAGGAAGTTTCTGCTG AAACAACGACAGCGAAAACGGGATCAAATTCTACCGTTGGATCAAAGTCTACTATTTCGCCTTCACCAACCACTGCTACTG GAGGAGGGGCGCCAAGTTCAGACTCACCTACCACTGCTGCTGCTGCAAATCCGACAACTGATG GAGGAGGTACACCAAGTTCCGACTCACCTACCACTGCTGCTGCTGCAAATCCGACAACTGATG GACCTACGACTGTGGTTTCTACTGTGACGGCTGTCATTCCATAA
- the LOC144447266 gene encoding uncharacterized protein LOC144447266 isoform X1: MANPKKPGQFPTISGSSYSLKNPYLVEEDIKYQTPYAVQQQLYNRKVCRYICLFLILIVISVVMFFSIIYFTKEEVSAETTTAKTGSNSTVGSKSTISPSPTTATGGGAPSSDSPTTAAAANPTTDGGGAPSSDSPTTAAAANPTTDGGGTPSSDSPTTAAAANPTTDGPTTVVSTVTAVIP; the protein is encoded by the exons tTTCCTACCATCTCTGGCAGTTCCTATTCTTTGAAAAATCCTTATCTAGTCGAAGAAGACATCAAATATCAAACTCCATACGCTGTCCAGCAGCAACTATACAATCGGAAAGTGTGCAGATACATATGCTTATTTCTAATTCTTATAGTCATATCTGTTGTAATGTTCTTCAGTATTATCTACTTTACAA AGGAGGAAGTTTCTGCTG AAACAACGACAGCGAAAACGGGATCAAATTCTACCGTTGGATCAAAGTCTACTATTTCGCCTTCACCAACCACTGCTACTG GAGGAGGGGCGCCAAGTTCAGACTCACCTACCACTGCTGCTGCTGCAAATCCGACAACTGATG GAGGAGGGGCGCCAAGTTCAGACTCACCTACCACTGCTGCTGCTGCAAATCCGACAACTGATG GAGGAGGTACACCAAGTTCCGACTCACCTACCACTGCTGCTGCTGCAAATCCGACAACTGATG GACCTACGACTGTGGTTTCTACTGTGACGGCTGTCATTCCATAA
- the LOC144447266 gene encoding uncharacterized protein LOC144447266 isoform X2 yields MANPKKPGQFPTISGSSYSLKNPYLVEEDIKYQTPYAVQQQLYNRKVCRYICLFLILIVISVVMFFSIIYFTKEEVSAETTTAKTGSNSTVGSKSTISPSPTTATGGGAPSSDSPTTAAAANPTTDGGGAPSSDSPTTAAAANPTTDGPTTVVSTVTAVIP; encoded by the exons tTTCCTACCATCTCTGGCAGTTCCTATTCTTTGAAAAATCCTTATCTAGTCGAAGAAGACATCAAATATCAAACTCCATACGCTGTCCAGCAGCAACTATACAATCGGAAAGTGTGCAGATACATATGCTTATTTCTAATTCTTATAGTCATATCTGTTGTAATGTTCTTCAGTATTATCTACTTTACAA AGGAGGAAGTTTCTGCTG AAACAACGACAGCGAAAACGGGATCAAATTCTACCGTTGGATCAAAGTCTACTATTTCGCCTTCACCAACCACTGCTACTG GAGGAGGGGCGCCAAGTTCAGACTCACCTACCACTGCTGCTGCTGCAAATCCGACAACTGATG GAGGAGGGGCGCCAAGTTCAGACTCACCTACCACTGCTGCTGCTGCAAATCCGACAACTGATG GACCTACGACTGTGGTTTCTACTGTGACGGCTGTCATTCCATAA
- the LOC144447266 gene encoding uncharacterized protein LOC144447266 isoform X4 yields the protein MANPKKPGQFPTISGSSYSLKNPYLVEEDIKYQTPYAVQQQLYNRKVCRYICLFLILIVISVVMFFSIIYFTKEEVSAGGGAPSSDSPTTAAAANPTTDGGGAPSSDSPTTAAAANPTTDGGGTPSSDSPTTAAAANPTTDGPTTVVSTVTAVIP from the exons tTTCCTACCATCTCTGGCAGTTCCTATTCTTTGAAAAATCCTTATCTAGTCGAAGAAGACATCAAATATCAAACTCCATACGCTGTCCAGCAGCAACTATACAATCGGAAAGTGTGCAGATACATATGCTTATTTCTAATTCTTATAGTCATATCTGTTGTAATGTTCTTCAGTATTATCTACTTTACAA AGGAGGAAGTTTCTGCTG GAGGAGGGGCGCCAAGTTCAGACTCACCTACCACTGCTGCTGCTGCAAATCCGACAACTGATG GAGGAGGGGCGCCAAGTTCAGACTCACCTACCACTGCTGCTGCTGCAAATCCGACAACTGATG GAGGAGGTACACCAAGTTCCGACTCACCTACCACTGCTGCTGCTGCAAATCCGACAACTGATG GACCTACGACTGTGGTTTCTACTGTGACGGCTGTCATTCCATAA